Proteins found in one Dermacentor silvarum isolate Dsil-2018 chromosome 8, BIME_Dsil_1.4, whole genome shotgun sequence genomic segment:
- the LOC119460770 gene encoding cuticle protein 10.9: MIKIAAILALAVAVQAVPVRFNAEGDLDTAAQTFARAVLTSDDPLSQPIPYSFKHESSTEEGTHTHEESGDGNGRVTGSYTLTLADGRQRTVRYTADETGFHPEIVTNEQGTESNNPADASITSSALSGPDAAHAAEPERLRLLASGGFKSKA, encoded by the exons ATGATCAAG ATCGCCGCCATCCTTGCTCTGGCTGTTGCCGTCCAGGCTGTCCCAGTGAGGTTCAACGCCGAAGGCGACCTCGACACC GCCGCCCAGACCTTCGCCCGCGCCGTCCTCACCTCTGACGACCCACTGAGCCAGCCAATCCCATACTCCTTCAAGCACGAGTCTTCCACCGAGGAGGGCACCCACACCCACGAGGAGTCCGGTGACGGCAACGGCCGCGTGACCGGCAGCTACACCCTTACTCTCGCCGACGGCCGCCAGAGGACTGTCCGTTACACCGCTGACGAGACCGGTTTCCACCCCGAGATCGTCACCAACGAGCAGGGCACCGAGTCCAACAACCCAGCTGACGCTAGCATCACCTCCAGCGCCCTGTCCGGCCCAGACGCCGCCCACGCCGCCGAGCCCGAGCGTCTCCGTCTCCTCGCCTCCGGAGGCTTCAAGTCCAAGGCCTAA